A genomic window from Ruminiclostridium cellulolyticum H10 includes:
- a CDS encoding NADH-dependent [FeFe] hydrogenase, group A6, whose translation MSTVNITIDGKKLQVEQGITILEAARQANIKIPTLCFLKDINEIGACRMCLVEIKGARALQASCVYPVAEGLEIYTQSPDVREARKVTLELILSNHDKKCLTCVRSKNCELQNLAEELNIKDIRFEGASIDLPLDDFSPSIVRDPNKCVLCKRCVSMCKNIQTVSVISAAERGFKSTISCAFDRSLEEVPCTMCGQCISVCPVGALREKDDTDKVWSALADKELHVVVQTAPAVRVALGEEFGLPIGTRVTGKMAAALNHLGFAKVFDTDTAADLTIMEEGTELLNRIKNGGKLPVITSCSPGWIKFCEHNYPEFLENLSSCKSPHEMFGAVLKTYYAEKMGIDPKKIFVVSVMPCTAKKFEAQRPELSATGLPDVDVVITTRELARMIKEAGIDFNNLEDMDFDDPMGNATGAGVIFGATGGVMEAALRTVSEIVAGKSFEDIEYTAVRGIEGIKEATVAIGDMKVKAAVANGLGNARKLLDSIKAGEAAYDFVEIMACPGGCVNGGGQPIQPSSVRSWTDLRTERAKAIYEEDVSLPIRKSHENPVIKEMYDKYFGEPGSHKAHEILHTHYAARENYPVK comes from the coding sequence ATGTCAACTGTAAACATTACAATAGACGGTAAGAAACTTCAGGTTGAACAAGGCATAACAATTTTAGAGGCAGCCAGACAGGCTAATATAAAGATACCTACACTTTGCTTCCTCAAGGATATCAATGAAATAGGTGCATGTAGGATGTGTCTGGTTGAAATAAAGGGTGCGAGAGCGTTGCAAGCATCTTGCGTATATCCTGTTGCAGAAGGACTTGAAATTTATACTCAGAGTCCGGATGTCAGAGAGGCAAGAAAGGTAACCTTGGAGCTTATCCTTTCCAACCACGACAAGAAATGTCTTACCTGTGTAAGAAGCAAAAACTGCGAGCTGCAAAACTTGGCTGAGGAATTAAATATAAAAGATATAAGATTTGAAGGTGCATCAATTGATCTTCCTTTAGATGATTTTTCACCTTCAATTGTCAGAGACCCAAATAAATGCGTGCTGTGCAAACGCTGTGTAAGTATGTGTAAAAACATACAGACAGTTTCTGTTATCAGTGCAGCTGAGAGAGGTTTCAAATCAACGATTTCCTGTGCATTTGACAGGTCATTGGAAGAGGTACCGTGTACAATGTGCGGACAGTGTATCAGTGTTTGTCCTGTAGGAGCTTTAAGAGAGAAAGATGACACTGACAAGGTATGGTCTGCTTTGGCTGACAAGGAACTTCATGTTGTAGTACAGACAGCTCCTGCTGTTCGTGTTGCTCTGGGTGAGGAGTTTGGGCTTCCTATAGGGACCAGAGTTACGGGGAAAATGGCTGCTGCCTTGAACCACCTGGGTTTTGCCAAAGTATTTGACACAGATACTGCTGCTGATCTTACAATTATGGAAGAAGGCACCGAGCTCCTAAACAGAATCAAAAACGGTGGAAAGCTTCCTGTTATAACTTCTTGTAGTCCGGGATGGATAAAGTTCTGTGAGCACAACTACCCTGAATTCCTTGAAAACCTATCATCTTGTAAATCACCACATGAAATGTTCGGTGCGGTGCTGAAAACTTACTATGCTGAAAAGATGGGTATCGACCCTAAAAAAATATTTGTAGTGTCCGTAATGCCATGTACCGCAAAGAAGTTTGAAGCACAAAGACCAGAGCTTTCCGCAACAGGCTTGCCTGATGTTGACGTAGTTATAACTACCAGAGAGCTTGCAAGAATGATAAAGGAAGCAGGTATCGATTTTAATAATCTTGAGGACATGGATTTTGACGACCCAATGGGTAACGCAACAGGAGCCGGCGTAATATTCGGTGCAACCGGGGGAGTTATGGAAGCAGCTCTCAGAACAGTATCTGAGATAGTTGCAGGAAAATCCTTTGAAGATATTGAATATACTGCTGTAAGAGGTATAGAGGGTATCAAGGAAGCAACAGTTGCTATAGGTGACATGAAGGTTAAAGCGGCTGTAGCAAATGGTCTCGGCAACGCAAGGAAGCTCCTTGACAGTATAAAAGCAGGAGAAGCAGCATATGACTTCGTTGAAATAATGGCTTGTCCGGGCGGTTGTGTAAACGGCGGAGGACAGCCAATACAACCTTCTTCTGTAAGAAGCTGGACTGACTTGCGTACTGAACGTGCAAAGGCAATATATGAAGAAGATGTAAGTCTTCCAATTAGAAAGTCACATGAAAACCCAGTAATCAAAGAAATGTATGATAAATATTTCGGAGAGCCGGGAAGCCATAAGGCACATGAGATTTTACACACACATTATGCTGCAAGGGAAAACTACCCTGTAAAATAG
- a CDS encoding DUF6179 domain-containing protein, with translation MDVLQRYEHIQTVRSEYFQSLLQGAAKEGIIGSDQVKKIQVGLLGLLSRQIEKYTSGESSSVTAESAESLLKSICFSISVALKCHGNIVIASELLERESIEELFKKGNELIRYYYEDARRLWIKIKTEGTKVRNLAYNDTVYKGLKNFFDWYDYRFYAHEMNGSLDYPLSYDEMDLKGIEYIHEYVTHLDMENVLCSSYDAQSIECLMRGYSKNYREDLINVFELVLTNLIGRSMLGYKLDRLDISEEDKEWLLIQLKNVEESVLVQKMEQAFYEVLSFIKVESQATIDYFKITLKNIISRVKHSIKLGKLDKVFITLYEGEDETSISGYIDGNKMEDGDLRVLIDEMKDCRFLDDKIAMVLQSIKSLDDLSEVLNECFFEGEYESVFKLLAKQEIQELKKRIIENKTDLDSLYDWEDTFLKFAAD, from the coding sequence ATGGATGTATTACAGAGATATGAGCATATACAAACTGTTAGAAGTGAGTACTTTCAGTCTCTTTTACAGGGTGCAGCAAAAGAGGGTATAATCGGTTCCGATCAGGTAAAGAAAATTCAGGTGGGGTTGCTAGGTCTGCTTTCCAGGCAAATAGAAAAGTACACTTCTGGAGAGAGCAGCTCTGTAACAGCGGAGAGTGCTGAAAGTCTCCTCAAATCAATATGTTTTTCTATAAGTGTAGCATTGAAGTGTCATGGGAATATTGTTATTGCCTCAGAATTACTCGAACGTGAGAGTATTGAGGAATTGTTTAAAAAAGGAAATGAGTTAATAAGATATTATTATGAGGATGCAAGAAGACTCTGGATAAAAATAAAGACAGAAGGTACCAAAGTCAGGAATCTAGCCTACAATGATACTGTTTATAAAGGATTGAAGAATTTCTTTGATTGGTATGACTATAGGTTTTATGCACATGAAATGAACGGAAGTTTGGATTATCCTCTTTCTTATGACGAAATGGATTTAAAAGGTATAGAGTATATTCATGAATATGTAACCCACCTTGATATGGAAAATGTTCTCTGTTCTTCGTATGATGCCCAAAGTATAGAGTGTCTCATGAGGGGGTATAGCAAAAATTACAGAGAAGACCTTATAAATGTATTTGAGTTGGTACTTACGAATTTAATTGGTAGGAGCATGCTTGGTTACAAGCTTGACAGGCTTGATATAAGTGAGGAAGACAAAGAATGGCTTTTAATACAACTTAAAAATGTGGAGGAATCGGTACTTGTACAAAAAATGGAGCAGGCTTTTTATGAAGTATTGTCCTTTATTAAAGTGGAATCGCAGGCTACTATTGATTATTTTAAAATAACTTTAAAAAATATTATATCAAGAGTTAAACATAGTATAAAATTGGGGAAGCTGGACAAAGTGTTTATTACGCTGTATGAAGGGGAAGACGAAACCTCAATATCGGGATATATTGATGGTAATAAAATGGAAGATGGAGATTTAAGAGTATTAATTGATGAAATGAAAGATTGCAGGTTTTTGGATGATAAAATTGCAATGGTCTTGCAGAGTATAAAAAGTCTGGATGATTTATCGGAGGTTCTCAATGAATGTTTCTTTGAAGGGGAATATGAAAGTGTGTTCAAACTACTTGCGAAACAAGAAATACAGGAACTCAAAAAGAGGATTATTGAAAATAAGACTGATTTAGATTCATTATATGATTGGGAAGATACATTTCTTAAGTTTGCAGCTGACTAA
- a CDS encoding alpha/beta hydrolase family protein: protein MSLYSTVKFVVEAPFSLLMPLFHLQEPTGPYKVGTITYDWTDSSRREEKCSGADVKRELMVQVWYPAENTENLKKAPYIKDAPEIIRGLEKYYFIKPFLLRKLKDVQTHSFINAQLSSKSVKYPVLIFSHGMVGSRNQNTFQAEELASHGYIVVAVDHPYYAVATVFSDGRVAESTISTDVNSSDFSLEYGDRNNETWVKDIQFVLDKLEEINNKGNDNLFLGKFDMERIGIFGHSYGGATAAQVLLKDSRVKAGINMDGAFYGSDIPESGIEKPFLLMLSEQYMMSTDLEKAEKKLKMFGIKGEKLKEYLELYAEYERRRKKAMAGGAYSLIIKKTTHLSYSDVYLYTPLMAIIHKPKKIHKVINDFSLIFFNKYLMEDSTASLENAAHKYNNVEIAGTKKELVS from the coding sequence ATGAGTTTATATTCAACTGTTAAATTTGTGGTAGAGGCCCCATTTTCCCTGCTAATGCCATTATTCCATCTTCAAGAACCTACAGGTCCGTATAAGGTTGGTACGATTACGTATGACTGGACAGATAGTTCACGTCGGGAGGAGAAATGCAGCGGAGCAGATGTCAAACGGGAACTAATGGTACAGGTATGGTATCCGGCAGAAAATACAGAGAACTTAAAAAAAGCACCATATATAAAAGATGCACCTGAAATCATTAGAGGCCTTGAAAAGTATTATTTTATTAAACCTTTTCTGTTAAGAAAACTAAAAGATGTACAAACCCATTCTTTTATTAATGCACAATTATCAAGTAAAAGTGTTAAGTATCCGGTATTGATATTTTCACATGGTATGGTAGGGTCTAGAAATCAAAATACATTTCAGGCAGAGGAACTGGCAAGCCATGGTTATATAGTAGTTGCAGTTGACCATCCGTACTATGCAGTAGCAACTGTTTTTTCTGACGGCAGGGTTGCAGAGTCAACAATAAGCACTGATGTAAACAGCAGCGATTTTTCATTGGAGTATGGTGATAGGAATAACGAAACGTGGGTAAAAGACATTCAATTTGTTTTGGATAAGCTTGAAGAGATTAATAATAAGGGTAATGATAATCTTTTTTTAGGTAAATTTGATATGGAGAGGATTGGCATATTCGGACATTCCTATGGAGGAGCAACGGCAGCACAGGTGCTTTTGAAGGACTCCAGAGTAAAAGCAGGTATTAACATGGATGGTGCTTTTTATGGTTCAGATATTCCGGAGAGTGGGATTGAAAAGCCTTTTTTATTAATGCTTTCGGAGCAGTATATGATGAGTACTGATTTAGAGAAAGCTGAAAAGAAGTTAAAAATGTTCGGAATAAAGGGTGAAAAACTTAAGGAATATTTAGAACTGTATGCAGAATACGAAAGAAGAAGGAAAAAAGCTATGGCTGGAGGAGCTTATTCCCTTATTATTAAAAAAACGACTCATTTAAGCTATAGTGATGTATATCTTTATACTCCGTTGATGGCCATAATACATAAACCGAAAAAAATACATAAAGTAATAAATGATTTTTCACTTATTTTCTTTAATAAATATCTTATGGAGGATTCAACTGCTTCCTTGGAGAATGCAGCCCATAAATATAATAATGTCGAAATTGCAGGAACCAAAAAGGAATTAGTTTCTTGA
- the tnpA gene encoding IS200/IS605 family transposase: MANKENSLAHTKWMCKYHIVFTPKYRRKVIYNQYKQSIREILIRLCKYKGVEILEGHLMPDHIHMLVSIPPKISVSTFMGYLKGKSALMIFDKHANLKYKFGNRHFWAEGFYVSTVGLNEATIRKYIQEQEKHDIMVDKLSVKEYEDPFKG; this comes from the coding sequence ATGGCAAATAAAGAAAATAGTTTAGCACATACCAAATGGATGTGTAAGTATCACATAGTATTCACTCCAAAGTATAGACGAAAAGTAATATACAATCAATACAAACAAAGCATACGAGAAATATTGATACGATTATGCAAGTATAAGGGAGTAGAAATACTTGAAGGGCATCTAATGCCAGATCATATACACATGTTAGTAAGTATACCACCAAAGATATCAGTTTCAACATTTATGGGTTATCTTAAGGGAAAAAGTGCATTGATGATATTCGATAAGCATGCAAACCTAAAGTATAAGTTCGGAAATAGACATTTTTGGGCAGAGGGCTTCTATGTGAGTACTGTAGGGCTTAATGAAGCAACTATTAGAAAGTATATCCAAGAGCAGGAAAAGCACGATATTATGGTAGATAAACTAAGCGTGAAAGAGTATGAAGACCCCTTCAAGGGGTAG
- a CDS encoding alpha/beta hydrolase family protein: MRLFEIVLIIINFFTLGWLLFSKKNSKKVSCILFGISFVTTLIQIFAEGYRIQVLPAYICLPLNVLIFFLKGRKPRKTWKFVLGSIFSFLYLLIAVALPALLPVFSLEKPTGPYQVGTVTYDWTDENRLEEATKDPSDKRELMVQVWYPAEKTDNLKRAPYIKDLSAILKGGEKTVPLVSFLLSHLKYVKSNSYTDAKLSGKQEKYPLLIFSHGYGAFRNANTFEVEELASQGYIVVGIDHTYDAAATVFSDGRVAELNQDTQKMFYSGSVDAMDKHNEIWVKDVEFVLDTVEKINKKDPLNHFTGKIDLDKIGMFGHSYGGATTAQVLMRDPRVKAGINMDGYLYGSSIPDTGVSKPFMMMDADDSMKMFLDKDYLDKSLKRYGITGDLRKRYEKSSIKYGKIRSNAIANGGYSMLIKNTDHTSFSDMYLLSPLAKIGRENPRTVFKIINDFTLTFFNKYLLGDSSASLEDTAKKYKNIEFTQTKHN, encoded by the coding sequence ATGAGGTTATTTGAAATAGTACTTATTATTATTAACTTTTTTACGCTAGGATGGCTGTTATTTAGTAAAAAGAATAGCAAGAAAGTATCTTGCATTTTATTCGGAATTTCTTTTGTAACAACACTTATACAAATATTTGCAGAAGGATACCGTATACAAGTGTTACCGGCATACATCTGCCTTCCGTTAAATGTACTGATTTTCTTTCTTAAAGGTAGAAAGCCTAGAAAAACCTGGAAATTTGTTCTTGGGTCAATATTCTCATTTCTATACCTATTAATAGCTGTTGCACTTCCAGCATTATTGCCTGTTTTTTCTCTTGAAAAACCAACTGGACCATACCAAGTAGGAACTGTTACATATGATTGGACTGATGAAAACCGTTTGGAAGAAGCAACAAAAGACCCGAGTGATAAAAGGGAGCTAATGGTACAGGTATGGTACCCTGCTGAAAAAACTGACAACTTGAAAAGGGCACCATATATAAAAGACCTCTCGGCGATTTTAAAGGGTGGAGAAAAGACAGTTCCTTTAGTATCTTTTCTACTTAGTCATTTAAAGTATGTGAAAAGTAATTCATACACTGATGCAAAGCTTTCAGGCAAACAGGAAAAATACCCGCTTCTGATATTCTCACACGGCTATGGTGCTTTTAGAAACGCAAACACATTTGAGGTGGAAGAATTGGCGAGTCAGGGTTATATTGTTGTCGGAATTGACCACACTTATGATGCAGCGGCTACAGTGTTTTCAGATGGAAGAGTTGCCGAACTAAATCAGGATACTCAAAAAATGTTCTATAGTGGGTCTGTTGATGCTATGGATAAACATAATGAAATATGGGTAAAAGACGTTGAATTTGTCCTTGATACAGTAGAGAAAATCAATAAAAAAGATCCTCTTAATCATTTTACCGGAAAGATTGATTTGGACAAAATAGGTATGTTTGGGCACTCCTATGGAGGTGCAACGACAGCACAGGTTCTTATGAGAGATCCCAGAGTTAAAGCAGGTATCAATATGGATGGTTATTTATACGGTTCTTCTATTCCAGATACCGGCGTGTCAAAACCATTCATGATGATGGATGCTGATGACAGTATGAAGATGTTTTTAGATAAAGATTACTTAGATAAATCCCTGAAAAGATATGGGATAACAGGTGATTTACGTAAAAGATATGAAAAGTCCAGTATTAAATATGGAAAGATAAGAAGTAATGCTATTGCAAACGGCGGCTATTCCATGCTAATTAAGAATACAGATCATACAAGCTTTTCGGATATGTATCTATTATCTCCATTGGCAAAAATAGGACGCGAGAATCCACGTACTGTATTCAAAATTATCAATGATTTTACTTTAACATTTTTTAATAAATATTTATTAGGAGATTCATCCGCTTCACTGGAAGATACCGCAAAGAAATATAAAAATATTGAGTTCACCCAGACTAAACATAACTAG
- a CDS encoding DUF6323 family protein yields the protein MKDFLQIQKILSQKESEINQIEKCNEFSSKFSLVLTNVQIQTLSEERYKTLKRYGRVELGKGILDKLIYEFCDSPFIWQENYMDTLSELQDIFYYFKNESLDEFTDDELIRYMKKSFDNQCQGSIEYLRETSLEDVCRSIRYGQEAYKYFDSYDDE from the coding sequence ATGAAAGATTTTTTACAAATCCAAAAAATATTATCTCAGAAAGAGTCTGAAATTAATCAAATTGAAAAATGCAATGAATTTTCATCAAAATTTAGCTTAGTGCTTACAAATGTGCAAATCCAAACTCTTTCAGAAGAGAGATATAAAACGCTAAAAAGGTATGGTCGTGTAGAACTGGGGAAGGGCATTCTAGACAAACTGATTTATGAGTTTTGTGATTCCCCATTTATCTGGCAGGAAAACTACATGGATACTTTATCTGAACTACAGGACATTTTCTATTATTTTAAAAATGAATCCCTTGATGAATTTACAGATGACGAGCTTATACGCTACATGAAAAAGAGTTTTGATAATCAGTGTCAAGGTTCAATTGAGTACTTGAGGGAGACTAGTCTGGAGGATGTATGCAGAAGTATAAGATACGGGCAGGAGGCGTATAAGTATTTCGATTCTTACGATGATGAGTAA